Proteins encoded within one genomic window of Cryptosporangium aurantiacum:
- a CDS encoding DUF6114 domain-containing protein — protein sequence MLPSRRERFRRWRHQRPFWGSVLTLVFAAELYAATAAPMGLIVLQGATVLGTMVLSAVLVVLGGATLAQPLLRTITGPIVVLLALVSLLVSNFGGFLIGMVLGVVGGGMMFAWSPTKNAALATPDVLLSDEAEPETDVLHVDDAEPATDVLALDDAEPPTADLHVDDAEPLTADLHLNDAEPPTADLHLPAEPIDADSAAAERWRGLPGGTAAESEPPTGPGRHRRLLSVLVWLVPALAVALILTTTGAPAVADTPGGQPRDLPCLIPFLCPEPTPEPEPEPAPSPSPSAPLFPDLLPKPGPSASASPTPGATCAPEDYPTGDGTPVGEAAALAARILQACAKAGTPNAGTADEVSAVGIEPGVLKADRLTLEDLTYRGTVKLATATGSTTVMEFSATKLTIVGMDLRVPFNARTITLAGTGGSATISGNVKLYAADLSGKALDLLPLKFTPNPPPLLPQIALPSLFFTGVTSHVALVSADTIRTAVSINVA from the coding sequence CGCTGGCGACACCAACGGCCGTTCTGGGGCTCGGTGCTCACGCTGGTGTTCGCCGCAGAGCTTTACGCGGCCACGGCTGCCCCGATGGGTCTGATCGTCCTGCAGGGCGCCACCGTCCTCGGGACGATGGTGCTGTCCGCGGTCCTCGTCGTGCTGGGCGGGGCAACGCTGGCGCAACCGCTCCTGCGGACGATCACCGGGCCGATCGTCGTGCTGCTCGCGCTGGTCTCACTGCTGGTCTCGAACTTCGGCGGGTTCCTGATCGGAATGGTGCTCGGCGTTGTCGGTGGCGGGATGATGTTCGCCTGGTCTCCGACAAAAAACGCCGCGCTCGCGACGCCGGACGTCTTGCTCTCGGACGAGGCCGAGCCCGAGACCGACGTCTTGCACGTGGACGACGCCGAGCCGGCCACCGACGTCTTAGCTCTGGACGACGCTGAGCCCCCCACCGCCGACCTGCACGTGGACGACGCCGAGCCGCTCACCGCCGACCTGCACCTGAACGACGCCGAACCGCCCACCGCCGACCTGCACCTGCCGGCGGAGCCCATCGACGCCGACTCGGCGGCGGCCGAGCGGTGGCGCGGACTCCCCGGCGGGACGGCTGCGGAGTCCGAGCCGCCGACCGGCCCCGGACGGCACCGGCGGCTTCTCTCGGTGCTGGTCTGGCTCGTGCCGGCGCTGGCCGTCGCGCTGATCCTCACCACCACCGGCGCACCGGCTGTCGCCGACACTCCGGGCGGCCAGCCCCGCGACCTGCCGTGCCTCATCCCGTTCCTGTGCCCGGAGCCGACGCCGGAACCGGAGCCGGAGCCCGCCCCCTCGCCCAGCCCGTCCGCGCCGCTCTTCCCGGATCTACTGCCGAAGCCGGGCCCGAGCGCGTCCGCCAGCCCGACGCCGGGCGCGACCTGTGCGCCCGAGGACTATCCGACCGGCGACGGGACGCCGGTCGGCGAGGCTGCCGCGCTGGCGGCGCGGATCCTGCAGGCGTGCGCCAAGGCCGGTACCCCCAACGCGGGCACCGCCGACGAGGTCTCCGCGGTGGGCATCGAGCCGGGCGTCCTGAAGGCCGACCGGCTGACGCTGGAGGACCTCACCTACCGCGGCACGGTAAAGCTGGCGACCGCGACCGGGTCGACGACCGTGATGGAGTTCTCCGCGACGAAGCTGACGATCGTCGGGATGGACCTGCGGGTCCCGTTCAACGCCCGCACGATCACGCTCGCCGGCACCGGCGGGAGCGCGACGATCAGCGGCAACGTGAAGCTGTACGCGGCGGACCTGAGCGGCAAGGCACTCGACCTCCTGCCGCTGAAGTTCACCCCGAACCCGCCGCCGCTGCTGCCGCAGATCGCGCTGCCGAGCCTCTTCTTCACCGGCGTGACGTCCCACGTCGCCCTGGTGAGCGCCGACACGATCCGCACCGCCGTCAGCATCAACGTCGCCTGA
- a CDS encoding aspartate-semialdehyde dehydrogenase has product MSRKPTLAVVGATGAVGTVMLSILSERADVWGEIRLVASKRSAGKRLVVRGEEVEVQLLEPSVFDGVDVAMFDVPDEVSAQWAPIAVSRGAVAVDNSGAFRMDPDVPLVVPEVNGDAAARRPKGIIANPNCTTLTMMDALGALHRKWQLTELVVASYQAASGAGQPGVDRLYDELEIVGGRRDLGVRAGDVRAALAEKLGDQASPFPAPLALNVVPWAGSVKDDGWSSEELKVRNESRKILGIPSLKVSATCVRVPVVTTHSLAVHATFASPLTVAEAHDALAEAPNVVVVDDPANGEFPTPADTVGADPTFVGRVRQALDFPNTLDLFVCGDNLRKGAALNTAQIAELIAAEFTA; this is encoded by the coding sequence ATGAGCCGGAAGCCAACCCTTGCCGTCGTCGGGGCTACCGGTGCGGTCGGCACCGTGATGCTCTCGATCCTGTCCGAGCGCGCCGACGTCTGGGGCGAGATCCGGCTGGTCGCCTCGAAGCGGTCGGCCGGCAAGCGCCTGGTCGTCCGTGGTGAAGAGGTCGAGGTTCAGCTGCTCGAGCCGTCGGTCTTCGACGGCGTCGACGTGGCGATGTTCGACGTCCCGGACGAGGTGTCGGCGCAGTGGGCGCCGATCGCCGTTTCGCGTGGTGCCGTCGCCGTCGACAACTCCGGAGCATTCCGGATGGACCCCGACGTCCCGCTGGTCGTCCCCGAGGTGAACGGTGACGCCGCCGCGCGGCGTCCCAAGGGAATCATCGCGAACCCGAACTGCACCACGCTGACGATGATGGACGCGCTGGGCGCGCTGCACCGCAAGTGGCAGCTCACCGAGCTGGTGGTGGCCTCGTACCAGGCCGCGTCCGGCGCGGGGCAGCCCGGCGTCGACCGGCTCTACGATGAGCTCGAGATCGTCGGGGGGCGCCGTGACCTCGGCGTGCGGGCCGGTGACGTGCGGGCGGCGCTGGCCGAGAAGCTCGGCGACCAGGCCTCTCCGTTCCCGGCGCCGCTGGCGCTGAACGTCGTGCCGTGGGCCGGGTCGGTCAAGGACGACGGTTGGAGCAGCGAGGAGCTGAAGGTCCGGAACGAGTCCCGGAAAATCCTCGGCATCCCGTCGCTGAAGGTCTCGGCGACCTGTGTCCGCGTCCCGGTGGTGACCACCCACTCGCTGGCCGTGCACGCCACGTTCGCGTCGCCGTTGACCGTGGCGGAGGCGCACGACGCGCTGGCCGAGGCGCCGAACGTGGTCGTCGTCGACGACCCGGCGAACGGGGAGTTCCCGACGCCGGCCGACACCGTCGGTGCGGACCCGACGTTCGTCGGGCGGGTGCGGCAGGCTCTGGACTTCCCGAACACGCTCGACCTGTTCGTCTGCGGCGACAACCTCCGCAAGGGCGCCGCGCTCAACACCGCCCAGATCGCTGAGCTGATCGCGGCCGAGTTCACCGCCTGA